Proteins from a single region of Gossypium arboreum isolate Shixiya-1 chromosome 1, ASM2569848v2, whole genome shotgun sequence:
- the LOC108481223 gene encoding secreted RxLR effector protein 161-like translates to MTYFLWMEMNQSDQGIFISQHAFTLKIHNRFWMTKCKTVSTPVAQGEKLTSSGNQERVDEKEYRRLVVCLLYLTATRPVIMYAVSLLSRFMHCYDFVHFKAAKRVLRYVKGTLDHGVKFEKEKVLKLIGYSDSDWVGSIDDMKSTSGYFLTLGSEVFCWSSKKQQIVAQSAAEAEYIAAAAAVNQAIWLRKLLCDLNEEQTQATEIRVNNQSIVAIAKNPIFHGKT, encoded by the coding sequence ATGACATACTTCCTTTGGATGGAAATGAACCAATCTGATCAAGGCATCTTCATTAGCCAACATGCCTTTACTTTGAAGATTCACAACAGATTTTGGATGACAAAATGTAAAACAGTCAGCACACCAGTGGCTCAAGGGGAGAAGTTGACTAGTAGTGGGAATCAAGAGAGGGTTGATGAGAAGGAGTATAGAAGATTGGTAGTTTGCTTGCTTTACTTAACAGCTACTAGGCCTGTTATCATGTATGCTGTTAGTCTTCTATCCAGATTTATGCATTGCTACGATTTTGTTCATTTTAAAGCAGCAAAGAGAGTTCTCAGATATGTGAAGGGAACTTTGGATCATGGAGTGAAGTTTGAGAAGGAAAAAGTGCTCAAACTAATAGGGTATTCAGATAGTGATTGGGTAGGGTCCATTGATGACATGAAAAGTACCTCAGGATACTTTCTTACTCTTGGCTCAGAGGTTTTCTGTTGGAGCTCAAAGAAACAACAAATTGTTGCTCAATCAGCAGCTGAAGCAGAGTATATTGCAGCTGCTGCAGCTgttaatcaagccatttggcttagAAAGTTGCTGTGTGATTTAAATGAAGAACAAACTCAAGCTACTGAGATCAGAGTTAATAATCAGTCAATAGTTGCTATAGCTAAAAATCCTATTTTTCATGGAAAGACCTAA